The sequence TACTATGATGAGTGATCCGGATATTGTTATAGAGTTTGGAGCCAGAACTTCTCAGATCCTACTGGGACACTGTGGAAATGACCAGGCAGAAGTGATGAGGCAGGGGGTGATGCATGGTGGGAAAGTAGCAGGAAAAACAGTCCTGTGACATCACTGTGTTTATTTCTTCTAAATGTTATTCTCCCATGCATTAGTGTGTCATTGGTGTCTAATTAAAAGATCATTGCCGCATTATCCCATGTATAATGACGTGATGACTTAGGCAAACAATTACAGTTTACCGGAATGATTGTCGTTATCAACTCAGCCTGATGTTGTGCAAAATACACAAGTCGAGGATGAATATAGACAAGGTTTGATGTCACTGACACCATTAGTGATTTGTAAACGGCATTTGAGAGTTGCAGTATAGAGAGGAAGATTTTTATCCTGAGCACTGAGTAAAATTTGTTTCTCTCACTGTGCAGGCATTTTGTTTatctcaatatatatatatatatatatatatatatatatatatatatatatatatatatatatcaggtttatgttctgttttgatTTATGTGTTTCCAGTTCCTGTGTTCCTGTCTTCCTTAGTTGACCTAGTTTCATAGTGTGTGCCTGTTATGAAGTTACAATAACAACCTCTTGTGTCCACCTGCCAATTGTTAATTTACTCATTtagtctgtgtatatatactcACTGTTTAGTTCAGTTCTTTGTCTGTTTTTAGGTCTATTTAATTTGGTTGTTCTGCTCCTTCTTCTTGATCTCTCTTCTGAGTTTTTGTTAATTTAAGttattgtttattaatgttttactgcTGCAAATAGATCGCATTCAAACTCATCCTTGCTTCACCTTCCAAGAGAGAAGAATGGACCAAAAATATGAATCTGTGAGCAGTCCCTTCAGCCGTCACCCCTGAAGACCTTCTCCTTTTCCTAGAACAGATGGCCATGCCCCAGAAGACTACGTAGAGAAGTTCCTTGAGCTCAGCAACCTGTCCTGGAGCGTCAGCACATTGAAGACCTGTTTCTGAAGTGGGCTGGATGATCTTTTCCAAATGCTGCCAATGGGAGCTACCACCCTCATGCTGTCACAATGCATGGACTATGCTCTTTGGCTGAGAGGCTCGCCATTTACAGTTAGATGGAAGAGGAGGACATTGCTATTCAGCCACAGCCTACCCAGCCCACTTCCATCATACTGTCATCACCCTTGCTCACTCCAGTGACCGCTCCTACCTTGAAAATCCTCCATAGACATCTCCACTCCTCCACACGCCCACCCTGAACACAAAGCCAGTGCCAAAGCCCAGGACCTAAAGCCTGAGCCCACTGCAGACACAGAGCCAAAGCCCACCTCAAAGTAAGTGCCAGAACCGAAGCCTGAGCCTGTCAtgcccagctccaagtctccgCTGGTCCTGCCCAGTTCCAAGTCTCCAGCGTCTCCGCAGGTCCAtcccagctccaagtctcctgtGTCTCCGCAGGTCCCatccagctccaagtctcctgcAGCTCCACAGGTCCCGTCCAACTCCAAGTCTCCTGTGTGTCCGCAGGTCTCgtccagctccaagtctcctgtGTGTCCGCTGGTCCTgtccagctccaagtctcctgcATCTCCACAGGTCCCgtccagctccaagtctcctgcATCTTCACAGGTCCCatccagctccaagtctcctgtGTGTCCGCTGGTCCTgtccagctccaagtctcctgcATCTCCACAGGTCCCgtccagctccaagtctcctgcATCTTCACAGGTCCCatccagctccaagtctcctgtGTGTTCGCTGGTCCCgtccagctccaagtctcctgcATCTCCACAGGTCCCatccagctccaagtctcctgcGTGTCCGCTGGTCCCgtccagctccaagtctcctaAATCTCCACTGGTCCAGCCCAGGCCCAAGTCTCGTGTGTCTCCACTGGTCCtgcccagctccaagtctcctaCATCTCTGCTGGTCCtgcccagctccaagtctcaGCTGGTCCCACCCAGCTCCAAATCTCCTACATCTCTGCTGGTCCCGCCCAGCTACAATTCTTCTGTGTTTCCGATGGTCCCAACCAGTCTTCCTCTCTCACCTCCTCTACCTATAACAGCAATTTCCTTGGCTGCGCCTCCACTGGCTCCCTTCAATCCCTCGTCTTCTCCTCTTTTAGCTTCAACTAGCAACTCGGATCCACCTCGGTTCTTCCAGTCTCCAGCTCTGCCTTGGCAAAAGGATCCCCTGGCTCCACCTCAAGCCTGTCGATCAGTCGGCTCCACCTGGGACCATCATCCTTACAGCTCCACTGGCTTCCTCGTCCCTCCTGCTCGCCTTGGTCAGTCATCACGCAGCCTACTCCAAGGACTTCAACTCTGCTGGCTCCACTGCTGGTGGTCGGACATCTAACTCCACACTGGCTCCTCCCACCATGGGCCTTCATCCTGGCTGTGCTCTGGTCACTCCATGCTCTTCTTTCCATCATCTCCTTCCTGGGTCTTTCCTCCAATGTCTTCACAATGGTCCTTCCCTCTGCTGACTCCCCTATGGaccttttttctgttttttttttctttctgcccCATATGTGTATATACTCCATGTTTAGTTCAGTTCCTTGTCCGTTCTTATGTCTATTATGTAATTGTGTAGTGGTTGGTTTTTCTCCTGTGCATTATCTTGATCTACTGAGTGTTTATTTTGCCTTATTGTTCATTAAAGTTGACTACTTCATTTAGATCCTCAACTCATCCCTTGCTCTAACCTCACAGTGACTATGTATAGAGATATTAAATAAAGTCAGACGTGACCTGTTCATGACCGATTTCATATTCTCGTTTTTTAGCTGCAGGATCTTAGAGTGgttatattttttcatatttcctATTTTGCAACATTATGGACCCAATTTTCATATAATGAGATACTTGAGTGTGCCAGTGAGTGAAATTATCTGTGGTGATTGttgcaaaaacaaaagcatGTTGTGATAgtgtttttcctgtttttgaTTTGCAGGTTTGCTGCTCTCACAACACTGCTATCTGACGCATTAAACCCCAATCCTGTGAGGTTCATATGATCCTGATAATACTGACCGTGATGGGCTCAGGTCTCCTGAGATCAGAGGAGTCAATGCCCAGAATCCAGCTGTCTGCTCTTTCATTTGGACACATGTACATCCCTGCCAACACAAAACTCCATTTCATAACCAACAGCTGAAAAGTGAACGGACTTTGGTGTTTTACCAACTATGTGTTTTGAAAGGCTTACAGAAAATGTCTGGTATCACAGCTATTTGAGGAAATTGCTTTGCATGCTTTTGAAATTTATAACAAAGTTCAGAGGGTACAGCTGCTGAATGCCCATTTGTGTATTTTTGATGGCATGCCAAATAACAGGCTGATTTTATCAATGAACCATGAGAAAACTGATAAAAAGCAAAATGCATTTGATTCTGttcattaaatcattttaaataatccACTAACAGGTTCAATTGCTATGCTTAAACTGCTGGCTCCCAAATTCCAGAAAATATAATCTTCATTGCCTTGATAACACGATGTGGTGGTGCATATGGTGATGGAGATACAGTTTGTGAGTTAGTCTGTCCTTTGACCACCAGTCAGTTTTTTTCCATATAATAAAAGTTATGCATGGGAAAAAAAATGGGTGCACCTTATCTccttgaaaatataaaacgcaGATGGAGCCAGAGCAATCAGCACCCACTGCATTTCCCATGCATCCCCACTTCTTCTGAGCAGGTCCCACAGTGCATTTCTACACCCAACGAGCACATTATTACTATCTAGGAAATGTGCTTCATCCTCTAGGGTATGATAAATCCATTCCACCCTGGACTCCATATGCTTTTTACTGATTAGGCGAGAGTATGAGGAATGCCAAGCCagcctctctctttctctctcccattCCATTCAGGACATTCCCATGAGTAATTTTCTGATGTTTATGAGCTCAAAATGTCTTCAAAGTGTTGTAGTTATAAATTTATGCCATGTTGAGAATTAATTTTCCCACTAAAATCTGATTAATGAAAAACTGCAAGTTTAGAAATATCACGGGAAATGTGAAACACTCATTACAAAGATAAATGCTGAAACTTCTGGGTTTGCTGTCCTGTTTCCTTCattcttaaagagatagttcacccaaaaatgaaaattatcccatattttactcacccttatgccatcctaggtgtatatgactttgttctttcagccaaacgcaatcagagttatattaaaaaatatcctggcctTTCCAAGCCTTTACTGGAAGCTAATGATTACagtttattgttataattatagatatttttcttacagaaATGCATCACTTTACTTCAGGCCTTTATAAAgaccctggagccgtatggattacttttatgatggatggatgcactttttgggGCTTAAAAAATGGCACCATTCACTCCTATTATAAAGCTATACGATataaagaagatagtcatatacacctaggatgagttgagggtgagtaaatcatgggataattttcatttttgggtgaactatccctttaagtaaactcaacaaaatgtatttcaaatgtaTAAATTGCTCAGGGATTTTAACCACGCTGGCATACATTCAAAGTCAAATATGATACAGATATAttttaacagaatttttttcattaatgtcagggaaatatttaaacaatttattaattacAACATTTGTTGGCCAAAACAatggttatatatattttttatgtggTGTTACTTGCATTGTGTTTCATTGCacaaaaatttaaatgcatCTTTTCTCATGGACTCATctgatttaatgtgttttaatcTAAAAGCTTGCATAAATTcctgaaattaattttatagacaaaaataaattgttccTACTTATGGATTTCGTTCCAGCATGTGATCAATCCTGTTTAAAAGCATCTTAGCATGACTAATGGAGGTggccattataatgtttataagcttatataaagtttttatttttgtttaatatttgtaaacataaacatattttccatatttcctttttttatttgaacCCACAGTTATGATGACTAATGCACAAGAAAGGAAGCACCATCCTCAATCTCCTGCAGCTCATCCAAGGAAAAGCCTCGTGACGTCGCCTTCATCCTGCAGGAGCCGGATATCCGCCATGACCGGAAAAATCCCATATTTGGGCATTCTTAGCAGGAGCAATGGCAGCTTACATTGTATGTGAACGGCTAGCTTGATGCTGAATATTGAGTGTTAATGATCGACTTTTAGACATTTTCAGCCCACGATCGAGACGGATAAGTGGTGGATTGCAAcggatatatattttttaaaatgtcaaaaagcAAATGCTAGTGACTGATCCGTCAAACCACTACGACTTAGCACGGCTTTAGCATCCCCGAGACCGTTGGTGTATTTTTTTCCGCTATTCGTAACCCCCCGACGCGCTCACGGTATCAGCCGCTCTCCATGCCCGAGCAAGGCCCGAGAATGAACAGTTTCTCCCTCGGTGAGTTGTGCTGGCTCTTCTGCTGCCCGCCCTGTCCGAGTCGCATCGCGGCCAAGCTGGCGTTCCTGCCGCCCGAGCCCACGTACTCCGTCCACACGGACGCGAGCGGCGCGACCAGCCTGCATCTCACCGAGCGCGCCGACTGGCAGTACTCGCAGCGCGAGCTCGACGCCGTGGAGGTGCTCGTGACCCGAACCAGCCGCGGGAACCGGGTCGGCTGCATGTTCGTCCGATGCGCGCCCACTAGCCGCTACACGCTGCTTTTCTCCCACGGGAACGCCGTGGATCTGGGCCAGATGTGCAGCTTCTACATCGGCCTCGGGTCCAGGATCAACTGCAATGTGTTCTCCTATGATTACTCGGGTTATGGGGTCAGTACCGGGAAACCGTCCGAGAAGAACCTGTACGCGGATATCGAGGCGGCCTGGCAGGTGCTGAGGAACAAGTGAGTTTGTCTGAACGGGTGTTTGATTGTTCTGATTGTGTGATGTTATGTGTGCTCCTTGTGCTGTTCCTGAATGAAAGGATGTGATGTTGTGAAATGAATGTAATTTTTTGGCCCATGAAGTTCCTGATTTGTAATAATCTTCATTGTTGTTGAGCTCATCCTATTGGTTTGTGTGGATGCCAGATAAATATCACTCTCTTCTGTGATGATGAGAGTATTAAAAGTAAAGTGCAGAACTGTCCATCTTTGCAACTAAAaatgtagtagtagtagtaatgggggaaaatctatctatctatctatctagtcaTTATTGAGGCCTGTTCACACCTTAATTATCATTGGTGTTTATCTAGTGTCCTGCTGATTTTAAATACTTGAAACCTCCTTGACCCAGCCCACTTCAGCTGAGCGATGACATGTTATTGCATAACTGCTCAAAAACATGTCACATCACTGCCTTATGAGTTTTAATAGGgttagggttgcaaaattctgggaattttcaaagctggaaactaTAAATGgaaattaatgggaat is a genomic window of Megalobrama amblycephala isolate DHTTF-2021 linkage group LG3, ASM1881202v1, whole genome shotgun sequence containing:
- the abhd17c gene encoding alpha/beta hydrolase domain-containing protein 17C: MPEQGPRMNSFSLGELCWLFCCPPCPSRIAAKLAFLPPEPTYSVHTDASGATSLHLTERADWQYSQRELDAVEVLVTRTSRGNRVGCMFVRCAPTSRYTLLFSHGNAVDLGQMCSFYIGLGSRINCNVFSYDYSGYGVSTGKPSEKNLYADIEAAWQVLRNKYGVTPENIILYGQSIGTVPTVDLASRYECAAVILHSPLMSGLRVAFPDTRKTYCFDAFPSIDKVSKVASPVLVIHGTEDEVIDFSHGLAIYERCPRAVEPLWVEGAGHNDIELYAQYLERLKQFITFELATS